A genome region from bacterium includes the following:
- a CDS encoding 2-oxoacid:acceptor oxidoreductase family protein, with product MSAPQYEPFLQRSPAFYKKFDRKPGNHDVTHYCPGCGHGELHKIVAETLAELDQRDRTILVSPVGCSVFAYYYFDVGNIQSAHGRAPAVATGAVRVRPHTIMISYQGDGDLAAIGLNEILQAANRGEHMAVFFVNNSIYGMTGGQMAPTTLPGMVTTTCPAGRDVRTMGYPLRMCEIVSQLEAPVFVARGALSGAKETNNVRRLVKKALNAQIERRGFTFVEVLSACPTNWGMTPPDSQKFILEKQAQYFPLKVFVDKLDQPFEPYEPPQPPPREKYHELLRIETHGQETRPAATPAAAKYANPQLKISGFGGQGVLLLGLGVAQCGMLEGRKVSWMPSYGPEMRGGTAHCHVNVSEEEIGAPVISRPTVVVAMNQPSVEKFEHEMVQGGLLITNKSMVPEKPTRTDLEVFEVPASDIAAEMGNARLANMIMLGAYAGYTGIFSEETCIAALNSLIKKKALIDINKKAIAAGYAFGVKSRKH from the coding sequence GTGAGCGCCCCCCAGTACGAACCGTTCCTCCAGCGTTCGCCCGCCTTCTACAAGAAGTTCGACCGCAAGCCGGGCAACCACGACGTGACCCACTACTGCCCGGGCTGCGGCCACGGCGAGCTGCACAAGATCGTCGCCGAGACGCTGGCCGAGCTTGATCAGCGCGACCGCACGATCCTCGTCAGCCCCGTCGGCTGCTCGGTCTTCGCCTACTACTACTTCGACGTCGGCAACATCCAGTCGGCGCACGGCCGCGCTCCGGCCGTGGCGACCGGCGCGGTCCGCGTCCGCCCCCACACGATCATGATTTCGTACCAGGGCGACGGCGACCTCGCGGCCATCGGCCTCAACGAGATCCTGCAGGCCGCCAACCGCGGCGAGCACATGGCGGTCTTCTTCGTCAACAACTCCATCTACGGGATGACCGGCGGCCAGATGGCGCCGACGACCCTCCCGGGGATGGTGACGACGACCTGCCCGGCCGGCCGCGACGTCCGCACGATGGGCTACCCGCTCCGGATGTGCGAGATCGTCTCCCAGCTCGAGGCCCCGGTCTTCGTCGCCCGCGGCGCGCTCTCCGGCGCCAAGGAGACGAACAACGTCCGCCGGCTGGTGAAGAAGGCCCTCAACGCGCAGATCGAACGGCGCGGCTTCACCTTCGTCGAGGTCCTCTCGGCGTGCCCGACGAACTGGGGCATGACGCCTCCGGACTCGCAGAAGTTCATCCTCGAGAAGCAGGCCCAGTACTTCCCGCTCAAGGTCTTCGTGGACAAGCTGGACCAGCCGTTCGAGCCGTACGAGCCGCCGCAGCCTCCGCCGCGCGAGAAGTACCACGAGCTCCTGCGGATCGAGACCCACGGACAGGAAACCCGCCCGGCGGCGACTCCGGCCGCCGCGAAGTACGCCAACCCGCAGCTCAAGATCTCCGGCTTCGGCGGCCAGGGCGTGCTGCTCCTCGGCCTCGGCGTCGCGCAGTGCGGCATGCTCGAAGGGCGCAAGGTCAGCTGGATGCCGTCGTACGGCCCCGAAATGCGCGGCGGCACGGCGCACTGCCACGTCAACGTCAGCGAGGAAGAGATCGGCGCGCCGGTCATCAGCCGCCCGACGGTCGTCGTGGCGATGAACCAGCCCTCGGTCGAGAAGTTCGAGCACGAGATGGTTCAGGGCGGCCTGCTGATCACCAACAAGTCGATGGTGCCCGAGAAGCCGACCCGCACCGACCTCGAGGTGTTCGAGGTGCCGGCCAGCGACATCGCCGCCGAGATGGGGAACGCCCGTCTGGCGAACATGATCATGCTCGGCGCCTACGCGGGGTACACGGGGATCTTCTCCGAAGAGACCTGCATCGCCGCGCTCAACTCGCTGATCAAGAAGAAGGCCCTGATCGACATCAACAAGAAGGCGATCGCGGCCGGCTACGCGTTCGGCGTCAAGTCCCGCAAGCACTGA
- a CDS encoding 3-methyl-2-oxobutanoate dehydrogenase subunit VorB, whose product MASNGSAAARPPILIKGNEAIVKGALLAGCRAYFGYPITPASEIAEGAAKDFPALGRTFVQAESETASINMVYGAAAAGARCMTASSGPGISLMQEAISYLAGAELPCVVADIMRGGPGLGNIAPEQGDYNQVVRLGGHGNYKNPVYAPNCGQEMCDLTMKAFETADKYRTPVFLLADGNIGQMMEPVSFPEPVPEPAEKDWAVRGDAATRENLVTSIFLEAEDLEKHNFHLQDKYAEIEANEQMSAELQTADCEILLVAYGIVSRVVRSAVARARAEGIKVGLFRPITLWPFPKTRLNELAGQVKHIVSVELSNGQMMEDIRLAVHDRVPVSLVNRMGGMVVSVEEVHEAIRRIAKEGGVR is encoded by the coding sequence ATGGCTTCCAATGGTTCCGCGGCGGCGCGTCCGCCGATTCTGATCAAGGGGAACGAGGCGATCGTGAAGGGCGCGCTGCTCGCCGGCTGCCGCGCCTACTTCGGCTACCCGATCACCCCGGCGAGCGAAATCGCCGAAGGCGCGGCGAAGGACTTCCCGGCCCTCGGGCGCACGTTCGTCCAGGCCGAGTCCGAAACCGCCTCGATCAACATGGTCTACGGCGCGGCCGCCGCCGGCGCGCGCTGCATGACCGCTTCCTCCGGCCCCGGCATCAGCCTGATGCAGGAGGCGATCTCCTACCTCGCGGGCGCCGAGCTGCCCTGCGTCGTCGCCGACATCATGCGCGGCGGCCCGGGCCTCGGGAACATCGCTCCCGAGCAGGGCGACTACAACCAGGTCGTGCGCCTCGGCGGACACGGGAACTACAAGAACCCGGTCTACGCCCCGAACTGCGGCCAGGAAATGTGCGACCTGACGATGAAGGCGTTCGAGACGGCCGACAAGTACCGCACGCCGGTCTTCCTGCTCGCCGACGGCAACATCGGCCAGATGATGGAGCCGGTGAGCTTCCCCGAGCCGGTGCCCGAGCCCGCGGAGAAGGACTGGGCGGTCCGCGGCGACGCCGCGACGCGCGAGAACCTCGTCACCTCGATCTTCCTCGAGGCCGAGGATCTCGAGAAGCACAACTTCCACCTGCAGGACAAGTACGCGGAGATCGAGGCCAACGAGCAGATGTCGGCCGAGCTCCAGACCGCCGACTGCGAGATCCTGCTCGTCGCCTACGGCATCGTCTCCCGCGTCGTCCGCTCCGCGGTCGCCCGCGCGCGCGCCGAGGGGATCAAGGTCGGCCTCTTCCGCCCGATCACCCTCTGGCCGTTCCCGAAGACCCGCCTCAACGAGCTGGCCGGTCAGGTGAAGCACATCGTCAGCGTCGAGCTTTCGAACGGCCAGATGATGGAAGACATCCGCCTCGCCGTGCACGACCGCGTGCCGGTGTCGCTGGTCAACCGCATGGGCGGCATGGTGGTGAGCGTCGAAGAGGTTCACGAAGCCATCCGCCGCATCGCGAAAGAAGGAGGTGTGCGGTGA
- a CDS encoding 4Fe-4S binding protein, which produces MQVNADECKGCLLCVNVCPQKVIEKTSHLNKQGYFPVAYKGEGCTGCGYCYYACPEPGAITVYRLVKTA; this is translated from the coding sequence ATGCAAGTCAATGCCGATGAGTGCAAAGGCTGCCTGCTGTGCGTCAACGTCTGCCCCCAGAAAGTGATCGAAAAGACCAGTCACCTGAACAAGCAGGGCTACTTCCCGGTCGCCTACAAGGGCGAAGGCTGCACCGGCTGCGGGTACTGCTACTACGCCTGCCCTGAACCGGGTGCGATCACCGTCTATCGGCTGGTCAAGACCGCCTGA